A genome region from Musa acuminata AAA Group cultivar baxijiao chromosome BXJ3-5, Cavendish_Baxijiao_AAA, whole genome shotgun sequence includes the following:
- the LOC103984920 gene encoding monothiol glutaredoxin-S12, chloroplastic, with the protein MVATMASSPHSLFSALRSLPSPPPPRSRSLKTFALVSSPSSSCFVSVSCIYRPSGLRFPLTPPKKRALRRASASTPFVAAALGKLSDAELVPVPKGPGESDGKFSSGAGVYGVYDKEGDLQFIGISRNIASSIASHSKFVPDLCHSVKVSLIDEVEPDRTVLTNAWKSWMEEHISATGKVPPGNESGNNTWVRRPQKKPDLRLMPGRNVQLTVPLEQLIDRLVKEKKVVAFIKGSRSAPLCGFSQRVIGILEAHGIDYESVDVLDEEYNYGLREALKSYSNWPTFPQVFANGELVGGCDIISSMAETGELASLLQK; encoded by the exons ATGGTCGCGACCATGGCGTCCTCCCCTCACAGCCTCTTCTCCGCGCTCCGATCCCTACCATCTCCCCCTCCTCCTCGTTCCCGTTCTCTCAAAACCTTCGCGCTTGTgtcctctccttcctcttcttgtttCGTGTCCGTTTCTTGTATTTATCGCCCATCAGGCCTGCGGTTCCCCTTGACCCCTCCGAAGAAAAGGGCGCTCCGCCGGGCCTCTGCCTCCACCCCCTTCGTCGCCGCCGCACTCGGGAAGCTCTCGGACGCGGAGCTTGTTCCGGTTCCGAAGGGCCCTGGAGAGTCGGACGGCAAATTTTCCTCCGGCGCCGGCGTCTACGGGGTCTACGATAAGGAAGGGGATCTCCAGTTCATCGGGATATCGCGCAATATTGCGAGCAGCATCGCCAGCCACTCAAAGTTCGTCCCCGATCTGTGCCATTCGGTGAAG GTAAGCCTAATTGATGAGGTTGAACCGGACCGAACCGTTCTAACCAACGCTTGGAAATCATGGATGGAAGAGCATATCTCGGCCACCGGGAAAGTCCCACCGGGGAATGAATCTGGAAACAACACATGGGTCAGGCGGCCGCAGAAAAAGCCAGATCTACGACTGATGCCTGGTCGCAATGTTCAGTTGACTGTCCCTCTGGAGCAGCTCATCGATCGGCTCGTGAAGGAAAAGAAGGTAGTTGCATTCATCAAAGGATCAAGGAGTGCTCCGCTCTGTGGTTTCTCTCAAAGGGTTATCGGAATATTGGAGGCTCACGGCATCGACTACGAATCTGTTGATGTGCTGGACGAGGAGTACAACTATGGGTTGAGGGAGGCGCTGAAGAGCTACAGCAATTGGCCCACATTCCCGCAGGTCTTTGCCAACGGAGAGCTTGTAGGTGGATGTGATATCATTTCCTCCATGGCAGAGACAGGTGAGCTTGCTTCACTTCTCCAGAAGTAA